Proteins encoded together in one Leptospira ellinghausenii window:
- a CDS encoding SIR2 family protein: protein MSEHPGYRIFVLGAGFSQPAGLPLAGNLFEKVVQIIENQYGRKTKFQTDLDEFKRYARDTRTSLDLESFMSYLDIEHYLKLRGSKTFNEEGNESQIMIRRAIGKIIQIFTPSAEALPKVYYKFVEKLRPHDIILTLNYDLILERVLEHLGIPFRLFPMRYSEVSDDFAIGDSSKDEIIILKLHGSVDWFDEREFRHMQNKLEDFDGRVVTHPVFSDPNKYQASPIVEGPRFPDDNLKNIYRIKKIDEFYIEDTSFEAPFILAPSAIKFVYAKPLMEFWHGLGRAGAANLGLSVIGFSLPSHDEYIRILLFKIAENYKSLWNTPFLNTLKEEIKVIDFRKNQNEKNVLLERYSFFHSSEECFWFEGFNEKSVNFLFKKSRK from the coding sequence ATATGGGAGAAAAACTAAATTTCAAACTGATTTAGACGAGTTTAAGAGATATGCACGAGATACACGCACCTCATTAGACTTAGAATCATTCATGTCTTACTTGGATATCGAACATTATTTGAAATTAAGAGGTAGTAAGACTTTTAATGAAGAAGGTAATGAATCTCAAATAATGATCAGGAGAGCGATCGGTAAAATTATTCAAATATTTACTCCTTCAGCCGAAGCGCTTCCAAAAGTATATTATAAATTTGTAGAAAAACTGAGACCTCATGATATTATTTTGACATTGAATTATGATTTAATTTTGGAGAGAGTTTTGGAACATTTGGGTATCCCTTTTCGATTATTCCCAATGAGGTATTCCGAGGTTTCAGATGATTTTGCAATTGGTGATTCCAGTAAAGATGAGATTATTATCCTAAAACTACATGGCTCTGTGGACTGGTTTGATGAGAGAGAATTTCGACATATGCAAAATAAATTAGAAGACTTTGATGGAAGAGTAGTCACACATCCTGTTTTTAGTGATCCAAATAAATATCAGGCAAGTCCAATTGTCGAAGGACCTCGTTTTCCTGATGATAATCTGAAGAACATTTATCGAATTAAGAAAATAGATGAATTTTATATAGAAGATACTTCATTCGAGGCGCCATTTATACTTGCTCCCTCAGCTATTAAATTTGTCTATGCAAAGCCTTTGATGGAGTTTTGGCATGGTTTGGGTCGAGCAGGTGCAGCAAATTTAGGTTTATCCGTCATCGGTTTTTCTTTGCCTTCTCATGATGAATACATCAGAATATTGTTGTTTAAGATTGCTGAAAATTATAAATCATTATGGAATACGCCGTTCCTAAATACGCTAAAAGAAGAAATAAAGGTTATTGATTTTCGTAAGAATCAAAATGAAAAAAATGTTTTGCTTGAAAGGTATTCATTTTTCCATTCATCCGAAGAATGCTTTTGGTTTGAAGGATTTAATGAGAAGTCTGTAAATTTCTTGTTTAAGAAAAGTAGAAAATAA